One segment of Bradyrhizobium sp. WD16 DNA contains the following:
- the speB gene encoding agmatinase — MISPERLKYLREKYAEAAGGDVFDPKFGRVAAAQFQGGDRRKWPFSGVPTLLNSPYLPGVRNADDVHGVDIALVGVPMDLGVTNRSGARFGPRALRTVERIGPYEHVLDCTPFADASIADIGDVPMQSRFDLAQCHQDIEQFYTGLADRGIRPLSVGGDHSITASILKALGRERPVGLIHIDAHCDTAGPYENTKFQHGGPFRLAVLQGSLDPTRTIQIGIRGGAEYLWEFSHESGMVVVHAEKVAAMGIPALIQMAREAVGDGPTYLSFDIDSIDPGFAPGTGTPEVGGLTPREVLEFLRGLKGLDFVGGDVVEVAPQYDTTTNTAQIGAQVLFTILCLMVQSPRPEGTRTPAQF; from the coding sequence ATTTCAGGGCGGAGACCGGCGCAAATGGCCATTTTCGGGTGTGCCTACCTTGCTGAATTCCCCTTATCTACCTGGCGTACGCAATGCCGACGACGTCCACGGAGTCGATATCGCGCTCGTTGGTGTCCCCATGGACCTCGGCGTGACCAATCGCAGCGGCGCCCGCTTTGGTCCCCGGGCGTTGCGGACGGTCGAAAGGATTGGGCCCTATGAGCATGTTCTGGATTGCACGCCGTTTGCCGATGCCAGCATCGCCGATATCGGCGATGTGCCGATGCAGAGCCGGTTCGATTTGGCACAATGCCATCAAGACATCGAGCAGTTCTACACCGGTCTAGCGGACCGGGGGATTCGCCCCCTTAGCGTGGGCGGTGATCATTCGATCACTGCGTCGATCCTGAAGGCGCTCGGGCGAGAACGTCCGGTTGGGCTGATCCACATCGATGCTCATTGCGATACCGCCGGCCCGTATGAGAACACCAAGTTTCAGCACGGAGGCCCGTTTCGCCTTGCGGTGCTTCAGGGCTCGCTCGATCCGACACGCACCATCCAGATCGGCATTCGTGGCGGCGCCGAGTATCTCTGGGAATTTTCGCACGAGAGCGGCATGGTGGTCGTCCATGCCGAGAAAGTCGCCGCCATGGGCATCCCGGCTCTGATCCAGATGGCAAGAGAGGCCGTCGGCGACGGTCCGACATATTTATCGTTTGACATCGACAGCATCGATCCCGGCTTTGCGCCCGGTACGGGAACGCCTGAAGTGGGCGGCTTGACGCCGCGAGAGGTGCTGGAATTTCTACGCGGCCTGAAGGGCCTTGATTTCGTCGGTGGAGACGTGGTGGAGGTGGCGCCCCAATACGACACGACAACCAATACCGCTCAAATCGGTGCACAGGTGCTCTTTACGATCCTTTGCCTGATGGTTCAGTCGCCTCGGCCGGAAGGGACGCGCACTCCGGCGCAATTTTAG